The sequence below is a genomic window from Macadamia integrifolia cultivar HAES 741 unplaced genomic scaffold, SCU_Mint_v3 scaffold2327, whole genome shotgun sequence.
tttaaattttgattttttttgaattattttaaaaCTGAATttgtcaattattttttatttaagtaaGTAGGTACTTGGTCTGCATACAAATACTACCATGGGGGTGACTAGAGATACATAGAAGAATATAATGGAAATTGAGTATGAAGTTTGGCAAATTGCCAATCTAGATTTAAAATAATCCAACTCATACTTTATTTGACTAAATTGACTTCTTCTGAATTATTCATGTATCCTGTCCTTTAAATAAAGTTATTTTTCAATTCtggataaaaataaagaataatttaaggaatgaggaataatttggtttgaaaatttaaatcTGTACAATATCTATATAGaagtagataaaaaaaaattaaattcttttaaattaaataaaatattcaataattcaatggAATATTTGgcttcatatttttcaaaataatttattaattcCCGAATTAAACCCAGTCATATTTTTTCCCAAGTcgcttttttatttgtttaaattttgatttctgttGAATTATTTTAAATCCGAGTTTGTTAATTATGTTTTATTTAAGTAAGTAAGTACTTGGTCTGCATACAAATGCTACCAAGGGGGTGACTGGAGATACATAGAAGGATATACTTGAAATTATGTGTGAATTttgaaaaatccccaaatctaGATTTATTTTTGTGAAAGGTTCCTGGTTTACTGATTAAAAAAGGTTTCTTAGTTTGCACAAAGCATCAAATTTACTTGCACGACTTGAGATGATGACTCTTTgtcaaatttgaatttcaaattaaaatattagaaaaaggTCCTCACGATGCTAGCACAAAAATGAAACTACACATCTTCACCTGGATTATTATAATACGCCTATGAGAAATGTCTTGAATTCTCACAACATGTTCTCCATAATACTTCGTCCAACACCTAAAACTGAATATAAGGCATCGGAAAAAACCTACTATCCCTCCAGATATTTAGCCTCTTTAGTAATTTTTGTACATCTCTTTAGATTTTACAATGTATTATTTTACTACTTAGATAAACTCCATCTCAACTAAAATTAGAtgtggaaaaaaatttcttttttaatttacttATCCATTAAATAGAGTCTCCTCCACTCCATCATGTGATATATATTAAAGTTTAAACTAGTTTAATGAGCAAACGTGATCTCCacgaaatttttttatttaaattcttagagaGAAAGTTATCTTATTTCATAGTTTTGGAACTTCTAGATCCATTTGAGTGGACCAAATTTTTGTGAGTCCCACAACTTTTGTTCCAATATAATGCTTAGGACAATTTCGTTATTTTTGTGAGTATATGGGGGGTAATCTGTCAtttcactattcacttaattttGTTCTAGTCAAAGCGTGGAATTCCTAGGCTGTAGAAAATTGAAATGGTAGCCTAGTGGGGTTCACGAATGGAGAAGAAACCAAAGCTCTTCTcccaatatatatatgttttaaaTCACTCCCTTATCTAATACTAGTGTGCTTCTCTCTCAgtcttccatctctctctctctatctctcttattTGAGAAGCCATGAGAACCATCTTCCTCTTAGCTGCAACTATTCTTGCACTCCTCTCAACTTACCTATCAAGAAATCCAATCAGTTTATCACCACCTCCTCTTCCCGGAGCTCATGATAAGCTTAAGGATGCAGAAGTGATTTCACTTTCCGGCATCGGAGCTTTTGGGGCAGAGAGTATTGTCTTTGATCGTAATGGTGAGGGTCCTTACATCGGCGTCGCCGACGGCCGGATTCTTAAATGGCAAGGAGAAGATAAAGGATGGATGGAATTTGCAGTCACTTCCGCAAATAGGTAAACAGATTAACtttcttgtttttcattttattttctagagagagaaatgatTTAGTTTGGACTTGGGGAAATATCTGTGGTTCTCAGGTTCTTTCTAAGAACCTAATTAGTTTTAAAATACTAGTATTAGTGAGATCTGGTTTAGAGTCACAGAAGGGATAAAATATAGAGAAGAGATTGGATACACCGCCAGTGTATCATAAGCTAGCACCTGCGGCCATGACCCTAgacccattctctctcttctctcctctttgaAACGTAGAATTTGGATAAAGTTCACATGAATAATCTCATATATTcttgattattaaatttaaaatcaatGGACCAAAGGCGTATGAGATTGTTCTCGTACTTAATCCTATCACAACCTCCTATTGATCTGCTCACGGCAAAATGGGATGTGtggtttcaatttattatttaaaaataaaatataaaatagggGAAAAGATTCCTATCTTGGAGCGTAGCTTATGTCAATGTCATTTTCTTCTAACGTGTCGCTCTCTATTATTTGAAATGATTCCTTTTTAAAAATAGTTATTGGGTGTTTTCTGTCGGCATAGTTTACACTCCAAAAATTGAAACactttttcaattaaaaaacataaaaaaagagAGGTGTTGATTTCtccatttgttttcttctcccATCTTGTTTGACTTGTTATTCCTTCCTCGGTGGCTTCCGATGTCTTCTTCATACTTTTCTGATTTTTGAAGGGAAAATAAAGCTCCCCTACATAAGGCGTGCGAAATTATCATATCACCTTTATAAGATACAAATTTTATTCATGTTGATCATTTTATACTCTTGTTGGCACTTGTCTTATTGCAGGTTCCACACAATCACAGAGTGATCTCTGAATTGAATTCGTCTATGGCCCAACAAGGCATCTAGCATGCATCTAATGGCAAAAAACGCTTAGGCACAGAGCCCAAGACACTTGCATGTAATCCAATGCATTTTTGAGTACTAAGATGCATGCCAGGTGTCTTGTTGTGCCACAGACGATCCAAATCCATGATTGCCTTATTATTAATTAAGGAGACTAATGTGCAACTTTCCACCAATAAGGAGGAGGAGTCAATATCGAATGGGGGGTttttaatgaggagagagaatgtgaggCTCAtagatgtgatgtgagaggcaATGCACATCATTAATAATATTACTTTTATTTATCCTGATTTATTGTTAAATCAAATAGCTCATTCACAAATAACATAATTAGACAAGGATGAAAAGTGGCAAAAACAAGGGCAGCCTGTTCACTTGGTCCAATCCAGCCCAACCTCGAGCATTCTGGGCCTGGCCTAGGAGAAGTTGAACAAGGTAGGAAGCCCTGGGCTGAAATATTCCAGCCCAACTTCAGGCTGGGCTATAGAACCAAGGATCAAGCCTGGCCTTGTTGCTCACCTAGTAAAAGAAGTGTTTATGATTTCTTCTAACTATTCATGTATGTAAGATGTAGTTTTGATTTCCAATTACTGAAAGAcactattttttgttttggtgaagAAATGAATGTGTTAAAGCATTTGCACCCAAGATGGAGCATGTATGTGGGAGGCCATTAGGATTACAATTTCACTATAAGACAGGAGATCTCTACATTGCTGATGCATACTTTGGGCTACTCAAAGTTGGACCAAATGGAGGTTTAGCCACTCCAGTGGTAACTGAAGCCGAAGGCAAACTCTTCAAATTCACCAACAATATTGACATAGACGAGGAGGAAGGTGTGGTCTATTTCACTCATTCAAGCACAAAATTCGACAGAAGGTATTACTCGCAATAAAAACACAACCGTAGCTTCATTTGTGGAGTCTACGTATTTTCCTCACATGGGATTCCACCGTCAGTCAGTGATGCATTAATTGTTCTGACTTGTGAACCAAATACTATTTAAATGTTGGGATCCCATGAGGAGGGTACGTAACTCCCCTCCCTATGTGGGAGTTGATCCGGACACTTATTAACCATTAGAATTCTTTGCAGAGAGTTTGTCTCGATTGTTTTAAGCCAAGACACAAGTGGGAGATTCTTGAAGTATGACATAGCAAGCAAAGAAGTTACAGTACTGATGAGAGACTTACTATTTCCCAATGGTGTGGCATTGAGCAAAGACAGATCCTTTGTGCTAGTTGTAGAGACTGGGAATGGCAATGTCCAAAAATATTGGCTTCAAGGTCCTAAAGCTGGAACTCATGAGCTAATAGCTGAGTTACCAGGGTTTCCAGATAATCTTAGAAGGAACTCTGATGGAGATTTTTGGGTTGCTTTGTACTCTAAGAAGGGAAAGATGGAGAAATGGCTTGAATCAAATCCTTCAGTAATGAACTTTTTATCAAAGTACCCTTATGCTGTTGAGAAAGTACAGACATTGATGAGTGGTTTGAAGGCCCATGCAATTGCTATGAAGTTGAATGAAGAGGGACAAGTTGTGGAAGTGTTTGAAGATAGTGAAGGAAAGACTTTGAGTTCCATTACTGAAGTGGAAGAAAATAATGGATATTTGTGGATT
It includes:
- the LOC122066298 gene encoding protein STRICTOSIDINE SYNTHASE-LIKE 10-like, yielding MRTIFLLAATILALLSTYLSRNPISLSPPPLPGAHDKLKDAEVISLSGIGAFGAESIVFDRNGEGPYIGVADGRILKWQGEDKGWMEFAVTSANRNECVKAFAPKMEHVCGRPLGLQFHYKTGDLYIADAYFGLLKVGPNGGLATPVVTEAEGKLFKFTNNIDIDEEEGVVYFTHSSTKFDRREFVSIVLSQDTSGRFLKYDIASKEVTVLMRDLLFPNGVALSKDRSFVLVVETGNGNVQKYWLQGPKAGTHELIAELPGFPDNLRRNSDGDFWVALYSKKGKMEKWLESNPSVMNFLSKYPYAVEKVQTLMSGLKAHAIAMKLNEEGQVVEVFEDSEGKTLSSITEVEENNGYLWIAAPMMPIMGRIKLH